In the Solibacillus sp. FSL K6-1523 genome, one interval contains:
- a CDS encoding nucleoside deaminase produces the protein MNQFMERAVQLAIANVQEGGQPFGAVLVKDDQIIAEGVNELHIVHDISGHAELLAIRRAQQQLQTSDLSGFTMYASGEPCAMCLSAMYFANIKDIFYGESVEQATKVGLDKSKFIYNELKKDRDERTVSIKQMPLENEQQSPMQLWGNK, from the coding sequence ATGAATCAATTTATGGAACGAGCGGTGCAACTAGCCATCGCCAATGTGCAGGAAGGCGGTCAACCGTTTGGCGCAGTACTCGTAAAGGATGATCAAATCATAGCGGAAGGTGTAAATGAGCTGCATATTGTCCATGATATAAGTGGACATGCCGAATTATTAGCGATTCGTCGTGCACAACAGCAATTACAAACGAGCGATTTATCTGGATTTACGATGTATGCGAGCGGGGAACCGTGTGCGATGTGCTTAAGCGCCATGTATTTTGCAAATATAAAAGATATTTTTTATGGCGAATCCGTAGAGCAAGCAACAAAAGTGGGATTAGATAAATCGAAATTTATTTACAATGAATTAAAAAAAGACCGAGATGAACGAACTGTTTCAATAAAACAAATGCCATTAGAAAACGAACAACAAAGCCCGATGCAGTTATGGGGAAATAAATAA
- a CDS encoding metal-sensitive transcriptional regulator: MQYDPKVSHRLKRIEGQLRGVLRMMEEQQDCKEVITQLSAIRSGVDRTIGVIVTNNLMDCVVNAEGDEAQLNTVVQQAMDLVIKSR; the protein is encoded by the coding sequence GTGCAATACGATCCAAAAGTTTCTCATCGCTTAAAAAGAATTGAAGGACAGCTTCGTGGGGTACTTCGTATGATGGAAGAACAACAAGATTGTAAGGAAGTCATTACTCAGCTTAGTGCCATTCGTTCAGGTGTTGATCGGACAATCGGCGTCATTGTGACAAACAATTTAATGGATTGTGTCGTCAATGCGGAAGGGGACGAGGCACAGCTAAATACAGTCGTCCAACAAGCGATGGATTTAGTCATTAAAAGTCGATAA
- a CDS encoding VOC family protein encodes MKIIVTSLFVEDQEKALKFYTETLGFVKKHDVPSGKFRWITVVSSENPNGIELVLEPNDNPTAKNYQTSLVAQGIPATMFGVEDIQNEYKRLSDCGVKFTMKPTKMGDFTIAVLDDTCGNLIQIIQK; translated from the coding sequence ATGAAAATCATTGTTACGAGTTTATTCGTGGAAGATCAAGAAAAGGCACTAAAATTTTATACAGAAACGCTTGGATTTGTAAAAAAGCATGACGTTCCAAGTGGAAAATTCAGATGGATTACAGTCGTTTCTTCTGAAAATCCAAACGGCATCGAGCTTGTCCTTGAACCTAATGACAATCCGACCGCAAAAAATTATCAAACGAGTTTAGTAGCTCAAGGTATCCCAGCAACAATGTTTGGGGTTGAAGATATTCAAAATGAGTACAAACGATTAAGTGATTGCGGCGTAAAGTTTACGATGAAGCCAACAAAAATGGGCGATTTCACAATAGCTGTCCTCGATGATACATGTGGCAACCTTATTCAAATCATACAGAAATAA
- a CDS encoding rhodanese-like domain-containing protein has product METLIIIVLVVAFLVWRMKPAKGTKAISTSELKTILNDKDKFFLDVRTPAEFKGRNIKQFKNMPLGSDFSKVPKDKEIVVICQSGMRSSQACKQLKKLGYEKVTNVRGGMSSF; this is encoded by the coding sequence ATGGAAACACTTATTATTATTGTACTAGTTGTGGCATTTCTTGTTTGGCGAATGAAACCAGCGAAAGGAACGAAAGCCATTTCTACGAGCGAACTGAAAACCATTTTAAATGATAAAGATAAATTTTTCCTTGATGTGCGTACACCTGCTGAATTTAAAGGGCGTAACATTAAACAATTTAAAAATATGCCATTAGGTTCAGATTTTTCGAAGGTGCCAAAAGATAAGGAAATCGTGGTCATTTGTCAAAGTGGCATGCGCTCAAGTCAAGCATGTAAACAGTTAAAAAAATTAGGCTATGAAAAAGTAACGAATGTCCGTGGTGGCATGAGCTCTTTTTAA
- a CDS encoding rhodanese-like domain-containing protein, with amino-acid sequence MKSITTKELQQRLEAGEQINLIDVREVGEVQEGHIAGIVNIPLGLLEFRMHELDKNKAYVMVCRSGGRSGQATAFLDAQGFDVTNMTGGMLDWVGEVK; translated from the coding sequence ATGAAATCAATCACAACAAAAGAACTACAGCAGCGTTTAGAAGCGGGCGAACAAATCAACTTAATCGACGTTCGTGAAGTAGGTGAGGTACAAGAAGGGCATATCGCTGGTATCGTCAATATTCCACTTGGCTTATTAGAATTCCGAATGCACGAGCTAGACAAAAACAAAGCATATGTAATGGTTTGTCGTTCTGGAGGTCGCAGTGGTCAAGCAACAGCGTTTTTAGATGCGCAAGGTTTTGATGTAACAAATATGACAGGTGGCATGCTTGATTGGGTGGGAGAAGTAAAATAA
- a CDS encoding DMT family transporter: MTKYWLLVFLAGLIEIIWAMGLKYASTLWMWGGVVVLIVLSFYILIIANDKLPVATVYAVFTGIGTAGTVIVETIIFNEPLSLAKIGFIALLLVGVIGLKLVSNEPQETRDA, translated from the coding sequence ATGACGAAATATTGGCTACTTGTTTTTTTAGCTGGCTTAATAGAAATTATTTGGGCAATGGGGTTGAAATATGCGTCCACCCTTTGGATGTGGGGCGGGGTCGTCGTACTGATTGTCCTATCATTTTATATTTTAATTATTGCGAATGACAAGCTCCCTGTTGCGACGGTTTATGCAGTATTTACTGGAATCGGAACAGCTGGCACGGTCATCGTGGAAACGATCATTTTCAACGAACCACTTAGTCTGGCTAAAATCGGATTTATTGCTCTTCTCCTTGTTGGGGTAATCGGATTAAAACTTGTTTCCAATGAACCACAAGAAACGAGGGATGCGTAA
- a CDS encoding DUF3298 domain-containing protein: MDDKLKKMKKQYEDVQIPKELDEVIENSLKRKPKKRNKVSWWLGSAAAASMIFVGGLNASPAMARSLAQIPVLSAVVEVLTFTEYEVKDGNYEANIKVPQITGDSDAIQSLNAQFEAEGKALYEQFTKDTEGMDGGHLGVDSGYIVKTDTDQLLSMGRYVVEIVGSSSTVMQYTTVDKEKQIVLTLPSLFKDASYVPVISEYIQQQMRDEMVATNGDSTYWVGGTDKVEEDLFELFETISNEQNFYITEQGKLVIAFDKYEVAPGYMGLVEFEIPTELIQDKLMSNVYIR, encoded by the coding sequence ATGGATGACAAATTAAAAAAGATGAAAAAGCAATATGAGGATGTACAAATTCCAAAAGAGTTAGATGAGGTCATTGAAAACAGTTTAAAACGCAAGCCGAAAAAACGTAATAAAGTGAGCTGGTGGCTTGGGTCTGCAGCTGCGGCGAGCATGATTTTTGTGGGAGGTCTTAATGCAAGCCCAGCTATGGCAAGAAGCTTAGCCCAAATTCCAGTGCTTTCTGCTGTTGTTGAAGTATTAACTTTTACTGAATACGAAGTGAAAGACGGCAATTATGAGGCCAATATTAAAGTGCCTCAAATTACAGGTGATTCCGACGCGATACAATCATTAAATGCCCAATTTGAGGCAGAAGGGAAAGCGTTATATGAGCAATTTACAAAAGATACGGAAGGCATGGATGGAGGCCATCTAGGAGTGGATAGTGGCTATATCGTTAAAACCGATACTGATCAGTTGCTGTCGATGGGGCGCTATGTTGTTGAAATCGTTGGATCGTCGTCAACGGTTATGCAATATACAACTGTTGATAAAGAGAAACAAATCGTTTTAACGTTACCAAGCCTATTTAAAGATGCAAGCTATGTCCCAGTTATTAGCGAATACATTCAGCAGCAAATGCGTGATGAAATGGTCGCGACAAATGGGGATTCTACGTATTGGGTAGGTGGAACGGATAAAGTTGAAGAGGATCTGTTCGAACTATTTGAAACAATTTCAAATGAACAAAACTTCTACATTACAGAGCAAGGGAAATTAGTCATTGCCTTTGATAAATATGAAGTAGCACCAGGGTATATGGGACTTGTGGAATTTGAAATACCAACTGAATTGATTCAAGATAAGCTTATGAGTAACGTTTATATTCGTTAA
- a CDS encoding MBL fold metallo-hydrolase yields the protein MTVNKWNAANVARKVIDNKELFILDVRNADSFEDWKIDGHQFDYLNVPYFDLLDGVEEILPKIPTNKDVLVVCAKEGSSIMIAEMLSEAGREVAYLEGGMKSWSMYLEPIKVGDLQNGGELYQFVRLGKGCLSYMIISEGEAALIDAVRFTEVFTKFAEEKNVKITHVFDTHLHADHISGGRHIAAATGATYYLPEKDAAEVVFDYAKLEDGLTVQIGASKIDVGALYSPGHTIGSTSFVVDSKYLLTGDILFIDSIGRPDLAGLAEDWVGDLRETLYKRYRALAEDLIVLPAHFMIIEELNEDGTVSKRLGDLFAENHGLNVEDEATFRSMVTDNLPPQPNAYQEIRHVNMGKITPSDEEQTEMEIGPNRCAVR from the coding sequence TTGACAGTAAATAAATGGAATGCTGCTAATGTAGCGCGTAAAGTAATTGACAATAAAGAACTTTTCATTCTAGATGTGCGTAATGCAGATAGCTTTGAAGACTGGAAAATCGACGGGCATCAATTTGACTATTTAAATGTACCTTACTTTGATTTATTAGACGGCGTAGAAGAAATTTTGCCTAAAATTCCGACAAATAAAGACGTTTTAGTCGTTTGTGCGAAGGAAGGTTCGTCTATCATGATCGCTGAAATGTTATCAGAGGCTGGTCGTGAAGTAGCGTATTTAGAAGGCGGTATGAAATCTTGGTCGATGTACCTAGAGCCGATTAAAGTAGGCGATCTTCAAAACGGAGGCGAACTATATCAATTCGTGCGCTTAGGAAAAGGCTGTCTTTCTTACATGATCATATCTGAAGGAGAAGCGGCACTAATCGATGCAGTCCGTTTCACAGAAGTATTTACGAAATTTGCGGAAGAGAAAAACGTGAAAATTACACATGTATTTGATACACATTTACATGCAGATCATATTTCTGGCGGTCGTCACATTGCAGCGGCAACAGGTGCAACATATTACTTACCTGAAAAAGATGCAGCTGAAGTCGTGTTTGACTATGCAAAATTAGAAGATGGTTTAACTGTACAGATTGGTGCTTCGAAAATTGATGTAGGTGCACTTTATTCGCCAGGTCATACGATTGGTTCAACTTCATTCGTTGTAGATAGCAAGTATTTATTAACAGGTGATATTTTATTTATCGATTCAATCGGTCGTCCAGACTTAGCAGGCTTAGCAGAGGACTGGGTTGGTGATTTACGCGAAACATTATACAAACGTTACCGTGCACTAGCGGAAGATTTAATCGTACTACCAGCACACTTCATGATTATTGAAGAGTTAAATGAAGATGGTACTGTCTCAAAACGTTTAGGTGACTTATTTGCAGAAAACCATGGTTTAAATGTGGAGGATGAGGCGACATTCCGTTCAATGGTAACGGATAACTTACCACCTCAACCGAATGCGTACCAAGAAATTCGTCATGTCAATATGGGGAAAATTACGCCATCTGATGAAGAGCAAACGGAAATGGAGATTGGACCGAATCGTTGCGCTGTGCGCTAA
- a CDS encoding TetR/AcrR family transcriptional regulator, giving the protein MTIQKIKAAAFKSFAENGYEGGSLAQIAEEVGIKKQSIYSYFKSKDELYMTLSKEAMEFELAYVEQFIEKNKKEEMEETLFQLLHACDLRYAGQDVTKFFLRSAFFPPMHLEKQLMEHVYFYLDSLEQQFTHFFKSQSIAVTPREAAISYLALLDSLFVELLYGGKERFEKRLHASWTVFYRGINYA; this is encoded by the coding sequence ATGACCATTCAAAAAATTAAAGCAGCTGCATTTAAGAGCTTTGCAGAAAACGGTTATGAAGGTGGTTCATTAGCGCAAATTGCGGAAGAGGTCGGCATAAAAAAGCAGTCCATCTATTCGTATTTTAAAAGTAAAGATGAGCTATACATGACCCTTTCAAAAGAAGCAATGGAATTCGAACTTGCCTATGTCGAACAGTTCATCGAAAAGAATAAAAAAGAAGAGATGGAGGAAACTTTATTTCAACTTTTACATGCTTGCGATTTGCGCTATGCTGGGCAAGATGTAACGAAATTCTTTTTACGTTCCGCCTTCTTCCCTCCAATGCATTTGGAAAAACAACTAATGGAACATGTTTATTTTTATTTAGACAGCCTTGAACAACAGTTTACGCACTTTTTTAAATCGCAATCAATCGCCGTTACGCCACGTGAAGCAGCTATTAGTTATTTAGCCTTGCTCGATAGCTTATTTGTTGAATTGCTCTACGGAGGTAAGGAGCGTTTCGAAAAGAGATTGCACGCGAGCTGGACTGTATTTTATCGGGGAATCAATTACGCTTAG
- a CDS encoding DsrE/DsrF/DrsH-like family protein translates to MEKKRTTIVLFSGDYDKAMAAYIIANGAAAYDHEVTIFHTFWGINALRKQEPVTVKKGFLEKMFAKMMPQGAEKLGLSKMQMLGMGPKMIKHVMKKHNALTLTQLVEMAQEQDIKLVTCTMTMDLLGLQEEELLDNIEYAGVAAYLADAEQGTVNLFI, encoded by the coding sequence ATGGAGAAGAAAAGAACAACCATCGTTTTATTCAGTGGAGATTATGATAAGGCGATGGCCGCGTACATTATTGCGAACGGTGCAGCAGCCTATGATCATGAAGTAACAATCTTCCATACATTCTGGGGGATTAATGCATTACGTAAACAAGAGCCAGTAACTGTGAAAAAAGGCTTCCTTGAAAAAATGTTTGCGAAAATGATGCCACAAGGTGCGGAAAAATTAGGTTTATCGAAAATGCAAATGTTGGGCATGGGTCCTAAAATGATTAAGCACGTAATGAAAAAGCATAATGCACTCACATTAACGCAGCTGGTCGAAATGGCGCAGGAGCAAGATATTAAACTTGTAACATGTACGATGACAATGGATTTACTTGGTCTTCAAGAGGAAGAATTACTTGATAATATCGAATATGCAGGGGTTGCCGCGTATTTAGCTGATGCCGAACAAGGTACGGTTAACTTATTCATTTAA
- a CDS encoding RNA polymerase sigma factor has product MDVNLEQLFIDFVRDNKKPLYLFAYSYVKNEQDALDIIQDSIQKAWQSLHKVEKIAQLKSWFYQIVARTAIDFLRKMKRIQVMDEEEISYVSPQQQDTYEDVDLENAMDQLPYPLKEVIILRFFEDLKLEDVATILNIPLSTAKSRLYKALKLLKIELSVEGSK; this is encoded by the coding sequence ATGGATGTGAATTTAGAACAATTGTTCATCGATTTCGTACGGGACAACAAAAAACCACTTTACTTATTCGCTTATAGCTATGTAAAAAATGAACAGGATGCACTTGATATTATCCAAGATAGTATTCAAAAAGCGTGGCAATCCCTTCATAAAGTAGAAAAAATAGCGCAATTGAAAAGTTGGTTTTATCAAATTGTTGCGCGTACGGCGATTGATTTTTTACGTAAAATGAAACGCATACAAGTGATGGATGAAGAAGAAATTAGCTATGTATCGCCACAACAACAGGATACATATGAAGATGTGGACTTAGAAAATGCGATGGATCAACTACCATATCCTTTAAAAGAAGTTATTATTTTAAGATTCTTTGAGGATTTGAAATTAGAAGATGTAGCCACTATTTTAAATATCCCATTAAGTACAGCAAAATCGAGACTTTATAAGGCATTAAAATTATTAAAAATTGAGTTAAGTGTGGAAGGGAGCAAGTAA
- a CDS encoding DsrE/DsrF/DrsH-like family protein: MSNKVAIIASNGGLFDAYKVFNIATAAAATDKEVQIFFTFEGLNLIHKQAMHALEMPAGKEHFAQGFADANVPSIPQLVEMAQELGVKFIACQMTMDVMGLTTADFVDNIEVGGAVTFLEFAKDAAPTLTF; encoded by the coding sequence ATGTCAAACAAAGTAGCAATTATCGCATCAAACGGTGGATTATTCGATGCATATAAAGTATTCAACATCGCAACAGCGGCGGCAGCAACAGATAAGGAAGTACAAATCTTCTTTACATTTGAAGGGTTAAATTTAATTCATAAACAAGCAATGCACGCACTTGAAATGCCAGCTGGTAAAGAGCATTTTGCACAAGGTTTTGCAGATGCCAACGTACCATCGATTCCGCAATTAGTTGAAATGGCGCAAGAGTTAGGCGTAAAATTTATCGCATGCCAAATGACGATGGACGTAATGGGCTTAACAACAGCAGACTTCGTGGATAATATTGAAGTGGGCGGTGCCGTAACATTCCTAGAATTCGCGAAAGACGCAGCACCAACTTTAACATTCTAA
- a CDS encoding sulfite exporter TauE/SafE family protein translates to MDFSIMYIVVIFAIGFVGSFVSGMLGVGGSIIKYPMLLYIPPLFGLAAFTAHEVSGISAVQVLFASAAGVWAYRKGGLLNKQLILYMGGAILIGSFIGSYGSGFLSEEAVNIVYGTLALIAAIMMFVPKKQLDDKPFNEVTFNKPLAAGLALIVGMGSGIVGAAGGFLLVPIMLTVLKIPTRMTIATSLAVTFISSIGGSIGKLMTGQVEYWPAFIMIIASILAAPLGAKMGKTMNTKVLQIFLAILIAATALKIWVDILT, encoded by the coding sequence ATGGATTTCTCCATTATGTATATAGTAGTTATTTTCGCCATCGGTTTTGTCGGTTCATTTGTATCGGGGATGTTAGGTGTTGGGGGTTCCATCATTAAATATCCGATGCTGTTATACATTCCACCGCTATTCGGACTGGCGGCATTTACGGCTCACGAAGTATCAGGAATTAGCGCGGTGCAAGTACTTTTCGCATCGGCGGCAGGGGTATGGGCTTACCGTAAAGGCGGTTTATTAAATAAACAGCTCATCCTTTATATGGGGGGCGCCATTTTAATCGGTAGCTTTATCGGGAGTTACGGATCAGGATTTTTATCCGAAGAAGCAGTGAATATCGTTTATGGTACGCTGGCATTAATCGCGGCTATCATGATGTTTGTACCGAAAAAACAACTAGATGATAAGCCATTTAATGAAGTAACGTTTAATAAACCACTCGCAGCTGGCTTAGCGCTTATTGTCGGTATGGGTTCGGGCATTGTCGGGGCAGCGGGCGGATTTTTACTCGTACCGATCATGCTTACTGTATTAAAAATCCCGACGCGTATGACCATTGCCACAAGTTTAGCTGTTACATTTATTTCGTCTATTGGTGGCAGTATCGGAAAATTGATGACGGGGCAAGTGGAATATTGGCCAGCATTTATTATGATTATTGCGAGTATTTTAGCCGCTCCACTCGGTGCAAAAATGGGGAAAACAATGAATACAAAAGTGCTGCAAATCTTTTTAGCAATCCTCATTGCCGCAACCGCGCTTAAAATTTGGGTTGATATTTTAACTTAA
- a CDS encoding sulfurtransferase TusA family protein → MNITQTLDAKGFACPMPIVRTKKTIDTMNSGDILEVLVTDKGAINDFAAWSKAGSHTILEQKEEDGVIYFYIQKA, encoded by the coding sequence ATGAATATTACACAAACTTTAGATGCAAAAGGCTTTGCTTGCCCAATGCCAATCGTCCGTACGAAAAAAACGATTGATACGATGAACTCAGGTGACATTTTAGAAGTATTAGTAACGGATAAAGGCGCAATCAATGACTTTGCTGCTTGGTCAAAAGCGGGTAGTCATACAATTTTAGAACAAAAAGAAGAAGATGGAGTTATTTACTTCTACATCCAAAAAGCATAG
- a CDS encoding DUF4179 domain-containing protein: protein MTNWNDEKMHQLTDQLNEISVPKEALQQARINAHRQKLRQKRKIRRTWQSVAIVAAMFFIFIVSVRVSPAFANAVAKIPGLSPIIELIALDKGLEDIVANDYFEEILVSEMKDDITFTLLGVIADETGMLLSYKIASPNDLQGLTLENVELMRGGQQLEASIGYGWSGHDKPIYEIENTIRVDAVKPIDYSNRNFELNVKLQKEKEMTFSILFTLTNDIAKTKQYKLDEKIVVDGQTIEVKSIAVSPLRAGIKLAVNPDNTMQILQFNDMKLIDEKGEDWGTIQNGTTAFGSIRNGDVTLLIQSNYFREPKKLALHIPQIEALPKGEDFITVDFDKQQVLYQPSILDFTIRFRERNTIVYSYNMREESRSTFFSEGVDAMGNAVFKRSGWHSDVSENLVENGSQFEAYEGTMTNPVKLMINSFPNYLEGKVTVEVPLGD from the coding sequence ATGACGAACTGGAATGATGAAAAAATGCATCAACTGACAGATCAGCTTAATGAAATATCTGTACCGAAAGAGGCATTGCAGCAAGCGCGGATCAATGCACATCGCCAAAAACTACGACAGAAAAGGAAAATCCGCCGTACGTGGCAATCGGTTGCAATTGTCGCGGCAATGTTCTTTATTTTTATTGTATCTGTTCGTGTATCTCCAGCCTTTGCAAATGCGGTCGCAAAAATTCCTGGTTTATCGCCAATTATTGAATTAATTGCGCTAGATAAAGGACTAGAGGATATTGTCGCGAATGATTACTTTGAGGAAATATTAGTAAGTGAAATGAAAGATGACATCACTTTTACGTTACTTGGCGTCATAGCGGATGAAACAGGGATGCTGCTTTCTTACAAAATCGCTTCACCGAATGATTTACAAGGACTAACATTAGAAAATGTAGAACTAATGCGCGGTGGTCAACAGTTAGAGGCGAGCATTGGCTATGGCTGGTCTGGACACGATAAACCTATATATGAAATCGAAAATACAATTCGTGTGGACGCAGTAAAGCCAATAGATTATTCAAATCGAAATTTTGAACTCAATGTTAAATTGCAAAAAGAGAAGGAAATGACGTTTAGTATTCTATTTACATTAACAAATGACATTGCTAAAACGAAACAATATAAATTAGATGAAAAAATCGTCGTGGATGGGCAAACAATCGAAGTAAAAAGCATCGCGGTCTCTCCTTTACGTGCGGGCATTAAACTGGCGGTAAATCCGGACAATACGATGCAAATTTTACAATTTAACGATATGAAGCTTATAGATGAAAAAGGCGAGGATTGGGGAACAATTCAAAACGGTACAACTGCGTTCGGTTCAATTCGAAATGGAGATGTCACTCTTCTCATACAAAGTAATTATTTCCGTGAGCCTAAAAAATTGGCGCTCCATATTCCTCAAATAGAGGCATTGCCAAAAGGCGAGGATTTCATTACGGTCGATTTTGACAAACAACAAGTACTTTATCAGCCATCGATACTTGATTTTACAATTCGATTTCGTGAAAGAAATACGATTGTTTATTCCTATAATATGAGGGAAGAGAGTCGGTCTACTTTCTTTAGTGAAGGTGTCGATGCAATGGGGAACGCGGTATTTAAACGTTCTGGGTGGCATAGTGATGTATCTGAAAATCTAGTAGAAAACGGATCTCAATTCGAAGCATATGAAGGAACAATGACAAATCCAGTTAAGCTCATGATTAACAGTTTCCCGAATTATTTAGAGGGGAAGGTAACGGTTGAGGTACCACTTGGGGATTGA
- a CDS encoding GNAT family N-acetyltransferase translates to MTIKIEKCTVEDLLELQAISQETFQETFKDQNSTDNMNVYLERAFNFKQLEKELSNPSSRFFFVYFNNEIAGYLKVNMDKAQSEEMGDELLEIERIYIKSKFQKHGLGKCLLNKAVETALECKKTKIWLGVWEKNENAIAFYKKKGFVQTGAHSFYMGDEEQVDYIMTKTLDGL, encoded by the coding sequence ATGACTATCAAAATAGAGAAGTGTACCGTGGAAGATTTACTCGAACTTCAAGCAATTAGTCAAGAAACGTTTCAAGAAACATTTAAAGATCAAAATTCAACCGATAATATGAACGTCTATTTGGAAAGAGCATTTAACTTCAAACAATTAGAAAAAGAATTATCCAATCCTTCTTCGCGATTCTTTTTTGTTTATTTTAATAACGAAATAGCGGGATATTTGAAAGTAAACATGGATAAGGCTCAGTCTGAAGAAATGGGCGATGAATTACTTGAAATTGAAAGGATTTATATTAAGAGTAAGTTTCAAAAACATGGACTTGGTAAGTGTCTTCTTAATAAAGCAGTGGAAACAGCGTTGGAATGTAAGAAAACGAAAATCTGGCTTGGTGTATGGGAAAAAAATGAAAATGCGATTGCTTTTTATAAGAAAAAGGGATTTGTTCAAACGGGAGCGCATTCTTTTTATATGGGGGACGAAGAACAAGTGGACTATATAATGACCAAAACACTCGATGGTTTATGA
- a CDS encoding DMT family transporter, which translates to MAWFYLIFAGLFEVSGVIGMNKVVQKRSIGAFAILFGSFACSFTLLALAMKTLPMGLSYAVWTGIGTVGGTLVGMIFYKESKNWKRILFISFILIAVVGLKLTQ; encoded by the coding sequence ATGGCTTGGTTTTATTTAATTTTCGCAGGATTATTTGAAGTGAGCGGCGTTATCGGCATGAATAAAGTCGTTCAAAAGCGCTCGATTGGAGCTTTTGCTATTTTATTTGGTTCCTTTGCATGTAGCTTTACTTTACTTGCACTTGCTATGAAAACTTTGCCAATGGGGCTTTCTTATGCGGTGTGGACCGGCATTGGTACAGTTGGCGGGACGTTAGTTGGAATGATTTTTTATAAAGAATCAAAAAACTGGAAACGTATTTTATTTATTTCATTTATTTTAATTGCAGTTGTAGGATTGAAATTAACGCAATGA
- a CDS encoding sulfurtransferase TusA family protein, whose product MAIKADVQLDAKGLACPMPIVRTKKAMNDLTEGQVLEVFATDKGSKADLAAWSKTVGHQYIGTTEEGDVLIHYIRKCNPDTSEAVEKTFEQTISNEEIMGENRVVLDVREAAEYAFGHVPGAISMPIGELEARMKELDMDHEIYVICRTGTRSDMAAQTLSNAGYTKVYNVLPGMTGWTGELETSIK is encoded by the coding sequence ATGGCAATTAAAGCAGATGTGCAATTAGATGCAAAGGGTTTAGCTTGTCCGATGCCAATCGTTCGCACGAAAAAGGCAATGAATGATTTAACAGAAGGACAGGTTTTAGAAGTATTCGCAACAGATAAAGGCTCAAAAGCGGATTTAGCTGCATGGTCGAAAACAGTTGGTCATCAATATATCGGTACAACGGAAGAAGGCGATGTGCTTATTCACTACATTCGTAAATGCAATCCTGACACGAGTGAAGCTGTAGAAAAAACATTCGAACAAACCATTTCAAATGAAGAAATCATGGGGGAAAATAGAGTTGTTCTAGATGTTCGTGAAGCTGCTGAATATGCATTTGGCCACGTACCAGGTGCCATTTCAATGCCAATCGGTGAGTTGGAAGCACGCATGAAGGAACTCGACATGGATCACGAAATTTATGTCATTTGCCGTACAGGTACACGTTCGGATATGGCCGCGCAAACTTTATCAAACGCTGGCTATACAAAGGTTTATAATGTGTTACCAGGTATGACGGGTTGGACTGGCGAATTAGAAACATCTATCAAATAA